In one Amaranthus tricolor cultivar Red isolate AtriRed21 chromosome 8, ASM2621246v1, whole genome shotgun sequence genomic region, the following are encoded:
- the LOC130821558 gene encoding uncharacterized protein LOC130821558, with product MEARMEAVEAFVQMIMQGGFPQGQPHHPNNDQEDKMLRIDMKEFDGQSSNPEDYIEWEASMERYFEYRGTTPEGQYKVAKMKLTKLAAMWLEGIQRQRAREHRERIDTWDKLKKHLNRKYVPINFKHQMYIKWSTLSQKGRTVTEYIHEWEKLVVMCDIEDAEDLKLTKFLSGLREDIRDQLMTMPTLDLQTAFNLAPIYEQNFNKRRVTGNNYNRSPKAYPPKQSRPISPKAQRKTEQNLNAPDRIPIPLNKVVCFKCHGHGHYKKDCPNIRVFTAQEWREIKEDTQPKMMLVVRNGRVEEDWPPVAEHEPDGSYRVDEFGKTVRYEHSTDEEEIEEGLEKVLPEEGYYNLIIRRSLHTTDQDGQGRGHFKKDCPNSRALTIQEVKLMATQNINWEEFETEEEEPESPKEEDEEDHCFPEMEDKTNLVVRRALQARVEEPLAPQRQHIFITKCKIGDEVCDLIIDGGSEANTVSKTLVSRLGLTTTNHPHPYKLSWLDSNSSTGVRKQCMVSFSIGSYHDSQLCDVVSMDACHILLGRPWQTDRKSFQDVFPNELPKGLPPLRGIEHQIDLIPGAPLPNKPAYRCNPLETKELQRQIEELMGMGYVRESMSPCAVPALLVPKKDGTWRMCIDSDGVKVDPSKVEAIQSWPSPKTLTEVRSFHGLASFYRRFIKNFSTLMAPITECTKKGAFEWTPQAQKAFEEVKEKMCNTPILALPNFSKPFEVECDASGRGIGAVLIQEGRPIAYFSEKLSQGKLNYSTYDKEFYAMVRALDHWSHYLRPQPFILHSDHESLRFIHGQKKLNSRHAKWVEFLQTFNFSSKYKSGKANVVADALSRRHDGFLFKGNRLCIPKCPIRSLLIHEVHGGGLAGHVGIQKTMELLQAHFYWPKMLATVHHVVSRCSTCQRAKMVFHKGLYKPLPVPERPWEDVSMDFIVALPRTQRGKDSIMVVVDRFSKMAHFIPCHKTEDAMKVAKLYFEEVVRFHGVPRTIVSDRDTKFLSHFWKSLWRLMGTKLLFSTSHHPQTDGQTEVVNRVLGSLLRTLVSKSTKDWDVKLAHAEFAYNRTPSATTRYSPFEVVYGVNPYVPIDLIALPLVWIYMRKERFPSQRKNKLMPRAEGPFEVVEKINDNAYKV from the exons ATGGAAGCAAGAATGGAGGCTGTAGAGGCATTCGTACAAATGATAATGCAAGGAGGATTTCCACAGGGACAACCCCATCACCCTAATAATGATCAGGAGGATAAAATGTTGAGGATAGACATGAAGGAATTTGATGGACAGTCCAGCAATCCTGAGGATTATATAGAATGGGAAGCAAGTATGGAAAGATACTTTGAATATAGAGGAACTACACCTGAAGGACAGtacaaagtggcaaaaatgaaaCTCACTAAACTTGCTGCTATGTGGTTGGAAGGAATACAAAGGCAGAGGGCAAGGGAACATAGGGAAAGAATTGATACTTGGGATAAATTGAAAAAGCACTTGAACAGGAAGTATGTTCCCATCAATTTCAAGCATCAAATGTACATTAAGTGGAGCACTCTTAGTCAAAAGGGCAGAACTGTGACTGAATACATACATGAATGGGAAAAGTTGGTGGTGATGTGTGATATAGAGGATGCAGAGGACTTGAAACTGACTAAGTTTTTATCTGGGTTGAGAGAAGACATTAGGGATCAACTCATGACCATGCCTACACTAGACCTACAAACAGCTTTTAACCTAGCCCCAATCTATGAGCAAAACTTCAACAAGAGAAGGGTGACAGGGAACAACTACAACAGATCCCCTAAGGCATACCCACCCAAACAATCTAGACCTATATCACCCAAGGCACAGAGAAAAACAGAGCAAAACCTCAATGCCCCTGACAGAATACCTATACCCTTGAACAAGGTGGTTTGCTTTAAATGCCATGGACATGGACATTATAAAAAGGATTGCCCCAACATCAGAGTTTTCACTGCTCAGGAATGGAGGGAAATCAAGGAGGATACCCAACCCAAGATGATGTTAGTAGTAAGAAATGGTAGGGTGGAGGAGGATTGGCCTCCAGTGGCTGAGCATGAGCCAGATGGATCTTACAGAGTTGATGAATTTGGCAAAACAGTAAGGTATGAACATAGTACTGATGAAGAAGAGATTGAGGAAGGATTGGAGAAGGTTTTACCTGAGGAAGGCTACTACAACCTGATTATAAGGAGAAGCCTACACACTactgaccaagatggtcaag gtagAGGTCATTTCAAGAAGGATTGTCCTAACTCAAGAGCTTTAACAATCCAAGAGGTTAAGCTTATGGCCACCCAAAACATAAATTGGGAGGAATTTGAAACTGAAGAAGAGGAGCCCGAAAGTCCTAAggaagaggatgaagaagatcattgctttccggagatggaggacaaaaccaatctggttgttaggagggcattgcaagcacgagtggaggagcctttggcgccacaaaggcaacacattttcatcaccaaatgtaaaattggtgacgaggtatgtgatttaattattgacgggggtagtgaggctaatactgtgtcaaagactttagtgtctagacttggtcttaccaccactaatcatccacacccttacaagttgagttggttagattctaattctagtacgggagttagaaagcaatgcatggttagtttttctattggttcctatcatgatagtcaattgtgtgatgttgtgtcaatggatgcttgtcatattctgctcggtaggccatggcaaacggatagaaaatcatttc aggatgtttttcctaatgagtTGCCTAAGGGGTTACCACCTTTGAGAGGAATTGAGCATCAAATTGATCTCATTCCAGGCGCACCATTGCCAAATAAACCTGCCTATAGATGTAATCCTTTAGAAACTAAGGAGTTACAACGTCAAATAGAAGAGTTGATGGGTATGGGTTATGTGCGTGAGTCTATGAGTCCGTGTGCTGTTCCTGCTCTTTTGGttccaaaaaaagatggtactTGGCGTATGTGCATTGATA GTGATGGCGTGAAGGTGGATCCTAGCAAGGTTGAAGCAATTCAATCATGGCCTAGTCCTAAAACACTCACGGAGGTCCGTTCTTTTCATGGACTGGCTTCTTTCTATAGAAGGTTTATCAAGAATTTTAGCACACTCATGGCTCCTATAACTGAGTGTACTAAAAAGGGGGCGTTCGAGTGGACTCCACAAGCTCAAAAGGCCTTTGAAGAAGTGAAGGAAAAAATGTGCAACACTCCTATTCTTGCACTTCCAAATTTTTCCAAGCCgtttgaggttgaatgtgatgcaagtgggagagGAATTGGCGCCGTGTTGATCCAAGAAGGGCGTCCAATCGCTTATTTTAGCGAGAAGTTGAGCCAAGGCAAGctgaattattccacctatgataaagagttctatgcaatggtaagagctttagatcattggtcacattatttgaggccacaaccgttcatactacattctgatcatgagtctttaagattcattcatggccaaaagaagctgaattcgaggcatgctaagtgggtggagttcttgcaaacatttaacttttcctctaaatacaagagtgggaaagctaatgttgttgcggatgccttatctagaagac atgatggttttcttttcaagggaaatagattatgcattcctaagtgtccaattagaagtttgttgattcatgaagttcatggaggaggtctagctggtcacgttgggattcaaaagacaatggagcttcttcaagctcacttttactggccaaagatgttagctacggttcatcatgtggttagtcgttgctctacttgtcaaagggcaaaaatggtgtttcataagggtctttacaagcctttgccagttcccgagagaccttgggaagatgttagtatggattttattgtagctttacctagaactcaaaggggtaaagattcaataatggtggttgttgataggttctcaaaaatggctcacttcattccatgtcataaaactgaagatgccatgaaagtggctaagctatattttgaggaagtggttcgttttcatggggtgccacgcaccattgtgtccgatcgagatacaaagttcctaagtcatttttggaagtcattatggcgtctcatgggaactaagttgctgttttctacatcacatcatccacaaaccgacggtcaaaccgaggtggtgaatagagttcttggttctttgcttagaacattggttagtaagagcaccaaggattgggatgttaagcttgctcatgccgagtttgcttacaataggactcctagtgctactacaaggtattcaccttttgaagtagtctacggggttaatccctatgttcctattgatcttattgctctacc cttagtgtggatttacatgaggaaagaaagatttcctagtcaaaggaaaaacaagctcatgccacgagctgaaggtccatttgaagtagtggaaaagatcaatgacaatgcatacaaggtt